TGAAAACCTTGATAATATGCGCCGGTATCTACTTTTAAAACATCTCCGCTGCGGATAACTTTTTTGGCACTAGGAATGCCATGTACAACTTCATTGTTAATGCTGGAACAGATAGAAGCAGGAAAGCCGTGATATCCTTTAAAACTTGGCGTTGCACCCATTTCCTTGATGCGTTTTTCCGCATGAGCATCCAAGTCAGCTGTACTCATCCCTGGCTTGACCAGCTCTGAAATTTCTTTTAGCACGGTTGCCACTATTTTTGCAGATTGCCGCATAATTTCAATTTCACGCGGCGATTTAATTTCAATTCCTCTACGTTGTTTTTTTTGATTCTTGTTTTGAACTGGTTGAGAGAGCAGGTTACTGAGAATGTTCATGGGAAGTTAATAACTATCAGTGCCTTGTTGCTTGTGTATTAATAGTTCTTCTAACTTTGTGGAGAAATAATACCTATATTTAAGTTAACTTATTTTTTGCCACAACCTGTCTTATAAAGCTTAAGAGTCCTGGGCATAAAAAAGAAAACTTAACTTTATTTAGTCATGAGAAGACTTACCAAGGTACAGACGCGCTACAGCGCGTCTGTAGATCTAATGACTCATAATCTCTTGGTTTGCAAACACAGCAGGTCCAGCTGTCACTACAACGATTTTATCTGGATAGAGTAACTCACGAGCTGCTTGATTAACTTGATCAAGGTTGACTGCTTGAACTTTTTCAGTAAAATCGCGCAATTCCTCTTTCTCTAGCCCGTACACCTCATTCATTAGGATTTTACCAGTTAATTCCTCTGGATCTGCCAGGGATACAATGTAGTTGCTGATCAAAATGTGTTTAGCTGTCTCTACTTCCAGTGCAGTAACGCCTTTTTGATGGATTTCCGTCAGCAGTTTGCGGGTACTAGCAATAGCCTGACGGGTATCTTCTGGACTGGTTTGCATCTCAATTAAGAATGTTCCAGAATTGTTTCCAGCAAGGAAGTTGCTATATATTCCATAGGTTAGCCCTTGGCGATCGCGCACTTCTGCTCCCAGTCTACTGGAGAGAGTATCGCCACCCAAAATCTGATTCAACACCAAGGCTGCATAAAAGCGGGGGTCTTTGCGGTTAATACCTGTATTACCCATGTAAGTAATGGCTTGAGCTTTACCTGGAAGAACTGGGTTGATACTCACAACTTTTTCTGGCAAAGATACCGTTGGATACTTTAACCTTGGTGGTAAACCGCTGGCTTTCCAGTTACTAAACTCAGTTTCTATAAGTGCTTGCACTTGTGCAGGAGCAAAATCTCCTACCAGCGCTAGCACTGTCGTATCTGGACGGTAATGTTTTGTCTTAAATTCAATGACATCTTCACGGCTTATGCGCTGCAAACTTTGCTCTGTTGGAAATGTATGTAAGGGATGGTTTTTCGGGTAAACCGATTGTACAAATGTTCTTTCTGCGACTTCTGAAGGGTCATCTAATTCCTGCTTAAGACCAGTTAATGCTTGTTGACGAGTCAATTCTAATTCTTTTTTGGGAAAAGTAGCATTTTTGACAACGTCTGCTAAAGTCTGAATCAGAACGGGTAAGTCAGCTGCCATGCTATCACCCTCAATTCGCACACCTTCTCGATACGTTTCAAACTCAAGGCTTGCTCCGCGATCTTCTAAGGTTTTGGCAACAGTCAAGACATCCTTTGTCTTCGTCCCATTCATTAAGTTCTCTGCAACAACAGACGCCAATCCAGCTTTATCCTCTGTTTCAAATTCCTGACCAGCTTTGATGTAACCAGAAAGTGTCACAGTGGGAGTACTTGTGTCGGGCACAAGCAATACCCGTAAACCGTTAGATAATGTGAATTGCTCTGGTAGCAGATGGGTTGTAGGAACACTTGCCATTACGGGAGGAAGATACTTTGCTACTTCCTGTGTCGTCACAGATGTTCCTAAGGCGAAATTTTCAGTGTTGTGTCTGAAGTTCGTCTTGTCACCATTCCCCTTTGCGTTGACCCGCGTAGGCTTAAAAAAGCCCACTGTACGTGCTTCTGGTTTGAGGTATTTTTTTGCCACACGCTGCACATCCGCCACCGTAACTTGGCGAACATCTGCTAAATAGCGGTCTGTATAGCGATAATCACCAGCAGTTGTCTCATCATTACCTAATTGCAATGCAAGACTGGTGATATCACGGTTACTCAAAATAAGAGACGCTTCTAATTTCGCCTTAGCTCGATTCAGTTCTTCTGTTGTGACTCCTTTTTTTGTCAGTTGGGCAAGAGCACTTCTTACAACTGAGTCAATTTTTTTTAAGTCTTGATTCGGATCTGCCGTAACCAACAACTCATACCAACCTGATTCTATCAAGCTAATTACAGAAGCTGAAACATCATTGGCTAAACCCGATTCTACCAACACCTGCTCAAGGCGAGAATTCCGTCCGTCTGTTAAAATGTAATCCATCAGATCTAGCGCTGGCACATCCGGGTGATTAACATCCGGTAACGGATATACAGCTTGTAACAACGCTCCTGCTCCTGGTTCCCGTAACATTATGGGAGTCTTGAGTCCTGAAGCTTGAGTGCTCAATGGAGTTGAGTCTTGAGTTTTGAGTTTTGAGTCTTGAGCCTTAGGTATTTCCCCAAAAATCTCTTCAACTGCTTCAAGAGTTGGTTCAGTTTGGAAATCTCCAACAATCACTAAAACAGCATTATCAGGACTGTAGAAATTGTGGTAGTACTTCCGCACCTGCTCTAAATTAAACCTTTGGACATCAGCTTCCGTGCCACCAACAGGCAACCCGTAAGTATGATTGGGAAAAGCGGCTTGCATCACAGCGCGGCTCAAGCGGTAGTCAGGGCTATTTTCGTAACCCTGCAACTCGGAAATAACAACTCGCTTTTCGCCCGCTAGTCCCACAGAATCAATCAGAGCATTTTGCATTCTGTCTGCTTCTAGCTCCAACAGCGCTGTCAGCTTGTCGCGCTCTGCTGTATTGTAGTATGCCGTTTGGTCATAGCTAGTGAAAGCATTTGAGTCACTGCCCAAAGCACTCAACAATCGTCCAAATTGAATTGGACGGTTTTTCGTGCCTTTAAACATCATGTGTTCTAACTGGTGGGCAATACCATTTAATCCAGGTTCCTCGTTGCGCGATCCTACCTTGTACCAGACCTGCACAGTCACGACTGGACTGGAGTGTACTTCCTTAGTCAGGACGGCAAGACCATTGTTCAATACTGTCTTGCGAACATTCTCAGTTAACAAAAGAGGCTCTGTTTTTTTTGAAACGATTATTTTATGTGAATTTAACCATGTGGAAGCGGTTGTTATCTGGCTATAAGATTCATCTCCAAGCAACAACACCGTCATTAGCGTAAAAGTTAACAGTAACAAAAGAAAACGATATCGATGCAATCTCTGAAATACAGACATGAATTGTACTACATTATCTGTAAAAAAATTACAGACTTTTTTTGAAAAAACTTTAGTCTCTCTGAGCAATTTGTCACTACGACAACACACCAGAGAGGAAATTATTTTACCGACAAAAAACCATTAGTTCAACTAGGAGAGCGTTGCTAATACGCGGATGAATTCTAAAGGCAAACCATCAGTATCTGCAATAAAAGCTACTTCGTAAATACAATTACCTATCTGCTGCTGTGTAGGTTCCAAAAGAACTTTCAGTGGTTCTAACAGGTCAGGATTGTTGTTTACTAACACCAAAAAACGTTCTTTTAAATTTATTAACCAACTAGATAAATCTGGAATTATATCAGTTAAATCGAATGAGAGATGGTAGTAGCCCACATAATGTTCGTCTGCAAATGCATCAGGGGCTGGTTTCGGTTGAGGAATTTGGATCAGTTCAATTCTGCCATTTAATCCTTCCATCCAACAAGCAAGAGTGTAGCCTGTAGTGAAGCGCTCACAAACGCTAAACCCTAGCTCTTCGTAGAAGGCGATCGCTCTTTGGATATTCGCGGTACGAATAGAAGCGTGATGCATAATTTTTGTCCTTATGTCATTTGTCATTTGTCTTTTTTACCAATAACAAATGACAAATGACAATTACTCAAACAACCTAAAATATGGATATCTCACTGGCACACCAGGCTCTTTTTCCAAATCGAAATTAATCACTTCCCAACAGGGGTTTTCCGAGGGTTCAGGGCTGAACTCTACAGGTAAACCATATAGTCGCGCCGAAGTCGTCTCCGCCTGTCCAGAACGCCAAGGGCTGCTACGCTCTAGGTAGCCGCTCATCAACTCTTGATAGCGTTTAGCAATAATAACCCGTGTCGCTCGGTAGCCTTGGGTATAGAGCTTGTCTAAAGCTTCGTGAATTTCAAATCGAATGCCATCGGGATGAGTATGCTGCCGATACCATTCGCCATTCCATCTTCGCCAATGACGTCCTGACTGTAGGTGGATTAATTCTCCACTCTTCGGATTAGCTTCAAACGCGCCATGACGCGGACATAAATACGTGTCTGTTAGTGTCAGAGCCGGGATTGTTTGGCGGCAGTGGGGACACTGAATTTCTGGACCGAATATGGGGTACTGCAAGCCTGGATTCATCATGAAGTGCATAAAAACATATTTTCGTCTTCACCAGTAATATTGGTTCCTTTTACACTTCTGCTCCACCTCATTGGGTACTGACTTACTGCTGCCGACACTTTAAAGACTCTATACCGTGATATCCTAGTTCTGCAACCTACCAAGGTTGCAGTTCCTCCAGTGTTCCTGGGTATCACATCTCTATTCTACCGTGTCTACCGCTTCCTTCTGGTCTTCTGTTGATATTTCTCAAGCTGCCTTTATAGCAGCGAACGCTGTGGTGATGGGTTCGGTAAAAATTGCAGCAGGGGTGAGCATATGGTACGGTGCAGTGGTGAGAGGAGATGTGGAACGCATAGAAATTGGTGAATGTACAAACATTCAAGATGGAGCAATATTACACGGTGATCCCGGGAAACCCACAATTTTAGAAGACCATGTTACCGTAGGGCATCGTGCTGTAGTCCATTCGGCTTATATTGAACGCGGCAGCTTGATTGGAATTGGCGCAGTTGTTTTAGATGGGGTACGCTTAGGTGCTGGTAGCATTATTGGTGCTGGTGCAGTTGTTACTAAAGATGTACCGCCTTTTTCCCTAATTGTGGGTGTACCAGGCAAAGTCGTACGCCAAATTTCTGAAGCTGAAGCAACAGAACTCATTGAACACGCCAAACGTTACAGAAAGTTAGCTTTGGTTCATGCTGGCAAGGGTACGGACATTGGGTTTAGGGTAGCTGAGTAGGGGAAGTTGGGGGAGAAGAAAATAATAGCTCAAGTTGTAAATATTCTTTACATATTGTTTGGGGAAATTCACCACTTCGGCTAAAAATAAAAATGAGAGCAGTTGACAAAACTTTAATTTCTACATAACAGAGGGGTTGTAAATATGGACATTGATATGCGTGTCGCAATTGTTTTAGCTCCAGTCGCGATCGCTGCTGGTTGGGCAGCGTTTAACATTGGTGCGGCTGCTTTAAATCAATTGCAAAACTTTTTGAATAGAGAAGCCTAAAATCAACTTATCATCATACAGCAGAATACATCCGTCAGAAGTCAGAAGCGGAGCCACCAGATGCTCCGCCTCCGGTCAGAAGTAAAATTTGCTCTGTGTCTTGCTTTTAGACGAAGCGCGTTGTACTTCATTTACTTGCAATGTGCTGTAAATATTCAACCGACTGTTTTTATTCACAAGAGCAGTCGGTTTTATTTATTGCAATTTTATGAAAGTTGTGAAACTCTAGCTGGTAGGTGGTATGTGGCAAGCTAATCGTCATTCATTTTTACAGGATGATTCGCTTGTAGTAAAGGCTTCAGCCCTAGCTCTATGCAACTTGAATCCTCATTAGCTTAGATAGGAAAAAAATCCCACCAACTATTAACTACCAACTACCTGACTACCTTTCGTGGATATCGACTCCTTACTTCAGCCCTTCCAACACTTTGGCGTCCATCTTGGATTGGAACGCATTGTTACACTGCTGGCAAATCTTGGAAATCCCCATCATCAAGTCCCGATTATTCATGTTGCTGGTACCAACGGCAAAGGTTCTGTTTGTGCCTACCTCTCGTCCATACTCACCGAAGCGGGTTATCGTACAGGACGTTACACTTCTCCCCATTTAGTTGATTGGACAGAACGTATTTGCCTCAACGAACAAGCGATTTCTTCTGAGAGACTGTACCAATTATTACTTCAAGTGCAAGCTGCTATTCAACCAGATGAAGAGTCACCAACTCAGTTTGAAGTGATTACCGCAGCAGCTTGGTTATATTTTGCACAGCAGCAAGTTGATGTAGCGGTGGTAGAAGTTGGGCTGGGAGGACGCTTGGACGCCACAAACGTTTGCTCAAACCCCCTCGTTACCATCATCACTTCCATCAGCCGCGAACACTGGCAGATACTTGGTTCTACCGTTGCTGAGATTGCAACAGAAAAAGCTGGTATCCTCAAAGCTGGATGTCCTGTCGTGATGGGACCATTACCACCCGAAGCAGAACAAGTCGTGCGCGCTGCTGCAAGCAGCAGCGCTGAGTGCAAAGCAGACGCTCCGCGTTGGCGCAGCCTGTCCGCAGGACTTACGCTATCGCGTGCTTTAGAATTACAATGCCCTGTGATTGAACCTCAAAGAGCTCGTCAAATTGATTCAGGATGGGCAGAGTATCAAACAATTCATAATTCAAATTTAATTAAATATCCCTTACCATTACAGGGACAGATTCAGTTGATGAATTCAGCGTTGGCTTTAGCTGCTATAGAAATTTTACAAACACAAGGTTGGCACATATCTGAGGAAGCCATCATTACAGGAATGGCAAATACCAAATGGCTAGGGCGAATGCAATGGACAACATGGAGAAATTATAAATTATTGCTAGATGGTGCTCATAACCCAGCCGCCGCCCAAGTTTTGCGAGATTATGTAGATAGCATAGAATCCCAACCCATAACTTGGGTAATGGGAATGCTCTCTACCAAAGACCATGCTGAAATATTCCAGGCTTTACTGCAACCAAATGACCGATTGTATTTAGTACCAGTTCCCGATCAAAGTTCAGCCGATCCTACTGAATTAGCAAAACTAGCTCAAACTCTCTGCCCAGAATTGACATTTTGTCAAACTTATGCAGATTTATCCTCAGCGTTAGAGGCTGCTTTTACTTCTACAGAGAATTTGGTTGTCTTATGCGGTTCGCTGTATTTAGTTGGGCATTTTTTAGCAACCACAATTCAAAATAAGTAGACTTTCTGCAAAAGTCAAGAGTCATGAAAATGAAACCACAGATAAACACAGATGCACACAGATAATTTATCTGTGTTTATCTGTGGTTCTAAAAATCTATGAATCATACCTTTTGCAAGAAATCTAAGGAAGTTTTACCTACTTTTGTTCATCAAGTTAACTAACGCTTCCATTAACGTTTGGTTTTGCTCGTCCGTGCCAACCGTAATCCGCAGCTTATCTTCTAACCCAGCTTGCTTATAGTAACGCACCAAAATTCCTAGTTCCTTTAACCCCAAGTAAAGAGACTCTGCGTTTCTCTCGGTCGGAGTTGCCAAAACAAAGTTACCTTGAGAATCAAGCACTCTCCATCCCAAATTCTTTAAATCCACCGTTAGCTTAGTCCGCGAGATTTTTACTTTGTCAGCACAAGCATTCTTGTAGGCTTGATCCCGCATTGCTGCTGTACCCACTGCTATGGCGATCGCATCAATGTTATAACTGTCTTTTACCTTAAAAAATCCAGCCAGTAGTTTGGGATTTGCCACTCCAAAGCCCATCCGCAAACCTGCCAACGAATACCCTTTCGACAAAGTACGTAATACAATCACGTTCTCGAATTCTTGCACCAAGGGTAAAGCCGTAGACTCAGCAAAGTCAACGTAAGCTTCATCAATCGCAACAATTCCTGAGACTTGCTGCGCCAATTCCCGCAGATCATCCAACGGTACCACATGACCAGAGGGGCTATTGGGAGAAGCAATAAAAGTAATTGCTCCATTCGCCACAACGAGATCCTTAATCGGTAACTGAAAGTTAGCAGGGTAAGGAACTTCAACCACTTGAGCAGGTTGTATGGCTGATAAAGTCCGATACAGCACGTAGGTTGGTACAGGATACACGACTTTGCGTACGCTCCCCTCCGCACAACAGCGTATCAGCACATTTAGTAGCTCATCACTACCATTACCCACAATGATCCAATCCCCAGGCACTCCCAACGCATCGCTTACTGCCTGACAAAACTCTCTCGCAAATGGATCAGGGTAGCGCCGTAGCCATTCACCATCTAAATTTTGCAGCACTTCCATCGCCTTTGGGGAAGGCGGATAGGGATTTTCATTTGTGTTGAGTTTGATAATTTTTGTTACTGGTTTGGGTTGCTCACCAGGAATGTAGCCAGTCATGGCATCAATGGCAGGACGGAAGTAGCTCATAGTGAATGGTGGAAACTCATCAGTGGTTCCACAGGAGAAGCCACTTGCTAGGTTAATCCTTGAAGTCGCTTTAGACAAGTCCCAATTTTGTCTCCAGATATCAGTCCACTCTTGGAATTTTGGTTTGTTACTAACTTGTGCGAATTTGTACTAAGTAAATGATTCTATAAATTCATAGCGAAAACTTGAACCAATACTCTGTGTACCTTTGTCTTGAAAAGTTTCCTGCGGAGGGAAACCCTCCTGCAGAACTTTTCGCTGCGTTTACCTCAGCGCTCCTCTGCGTTTAAAAAGTTTGCCTGGACAGACTTTATAAAGCCTGCTAATCACGGCTTTGTTTGTTTAGCCCCAGACTTCTAGTCTGAGACCATCAAAAAATTCTATCTTGGATGTCGCAAGAGGACTCCCGTTACAGGCTTCGCCTTAAGGGTGAGATGAATTGCGACCAATAAAAAACATGGCTTCGCAATACCTTGGTGTAGTAAAATATACTTGCTACCAAAAAAGTTAGGGTTAGGCAAGATTGGTGTTTCTCCACCAGACAACTCGCATCACCAAAAAGAAATACCTGATGAACAGGGGGGTCGAATGTTGTGAATCAGACAAACGATACATCAGAATAAGTATTTTGTGACTGCGGTCGGGCAGCCCGTGGTAGTAAAACAGATGCTTGTGGAGGGGAATCTGTCGGGGTCAGTGCCTGTGGGAGAGCTTTTAACTCGTTATACCACAGTGGGCTAGAAAAACCTGTTGAAGCAAGAATCTCCCTTCACAGGCGAAGCCTTGAAGGTGAGAGTGTCAACAACAGCTCCTAACTTCTGGTGCTATTCCACTCCTGCGCTGCATCCTCCACAGCTTTATCCACCGTCTTCTCGCCCAACATAGCCGCTTGTATGTTCTCGTAAATTGCCTTTTGCAAGCGTTTTATATCCTTCAACCTAGGAGTTAATACCTCTGCTTGTTGTAGTTCTTGTGCGCTAATGACACGCGCCTTATCTAAAGTAGAAGCGTTCGCGGGTGCGTCCTTGAAGTAGCTGTCAGTCAGCGACTTAACTGTAGACGGGAGAACGTTGGCTGCTTTGGCAAAAGAAAGCTGATTCTCGTCATTTGTGAGAAACAACGCGAATTTGAGGGCGGCGTCGGGTTGTTTGCTGTCGCGGGGGATAACAACGTTCATCACAGCGACATTTTTCTTGCCGTTTTCACCCGTGATTTGTGGTGCAGTTGCGGAAACTTTAGCTATTGCTGGGGCATTTTTGCCAATGTTCTCAAGAAACTCTCCACCAGAAAACAGCAACGCCGTTTCTCCAGATTGGTACAAATTTATTGCATGACGATGATCTTGTGTCAATACTTCCTTAGGTAGCAGCCCTTTTTTGTACAAATCTACCCAATACTGAAACGCCGCTTTGCCTTGTGGGGAGTTAAAGGCAGCTTTACCTTCAGCA
The sequence above is a segment of the Mastigocladopsis repens PCC 10914 genome. Coding sequences within it:
- a CDS encoding M16 family metallopeptidase, with the protein product MSVFQRLHRYRFLLLLLTFTLMTVLLLGDESYSQITTASTWLNSHKIIVSKKTEPLLLTENVRKTVLNNGLAVLTKEVHSSPVVTVQVWYKVGSRNEEPGLNGIAHQLEHMMFKGTKNRPIQFGRLLSALGSDSNAFTSYDQTAYYNTAERDKLTALLELEADRMQNALIDSVGLAGEKRVVISELQGYENSPDYRLSRAVMQAAFPNHTYGLPVGGTEADVQRFNLEQVRKYYHNFYSPDNAVLVIVGDFQTEPTLEAVEEIFGEIPKAQDSKLKTQDSTPLSTQASGLKTPIMLREPGAGALLQAVYPLPDVNHPDVPALDLMDYILTDGRNSRLEQVLVESGLANDVSASVISLIESGWYELLVTADPNQDLKKIDSVVRSALAQLTKKGVTTEELNRAKAKLEASLILSNRDITSLALQLGNDETTAGDYRYTDRYLADVRQVTVADVQRVAKKYLKPEARTVGFFKPTRVNAKGNGDKTNFRHNTENFALGTSVTTQEVAKYLPPVMASVPTTHLLPEQFTLSNGLRVLLVPDTSTPTVTLSGYIKAGQEFETEDKAGLASVVAENLMNGTKTKDVLTVAKTLEDRGASLEFETYREGVRIEGDSMAADLPVLIQTLADVVKNATFPKKELELTRQQALTGLKQELDDPSEVAERTFVQSVYPKNHPLHTFPTEQSLQRISREDVIEFKTKHYRPDTTVLALVGDFAPAQVQALIETEFSNWKASGLPPRLKYPTVSLPEKVVSINPVLPGKAQAITYMGNTGINRKDPRFYAALVLNQILGGDTLSSRLGAEVRDRQGLTYGIYSNFLAGNNSGTFLIEMQTSPEDTRQAIASTRKLLTEIHQKGVTALEVETAKHILISNYIVSLADPEELTGKILMNEVYGLEKEELRDFTEKVQAVNLDQVNQAARELLYPDKIVVVTAGPAVFANQEIMSH
- a CDS encoding VOC family protein, translating into MHHASIRTANIQRAIAFYEELGFSVCERFTTGYTLACWMEGLNGRIELIQIPQPKPAPDAFADEHYVGYYHLSFDLTDIIPDLSSWLINLKERFLVLVNNNPDLLEPLKVLLEPTQQQIGNCIYEVAFIADTDGLPLEFIRVLATLS
- a CDS encoding TIGR02652 family protein; its protein translation is MMNPGLQYPIFGPEIQCPHCRQTIPALTLTDTYLCPRHGAFEANPKSGELIHLQSGRHWRRWNGEWYRQHTHPDGIRFEIHEALDKLYTQGYRATRVIIAKRYQELMSGYLERSSPWRSGQAETTSARLYGLPVEFSPEPSENPCWEVINFDLEKEPGVPVRYPYFRLFE
- a CDS encoding gamma carbonic anhydrase family protein, which encodes MSTASFWSSVDISQAAFIAANAVVMGSVKIAAGVSIWYGAVVRGDVERIEIGECTNIQDGAILHGDPGKPTILEDHVTVGHRAVVHSAYIERGSLIGIGAVVLDGVRLGAGSIIGAGAVVTKDVPPFSLIVGVPGKVVRQISEAEATELIEHAKRYRKLALVHAGKGTDIGFRVAE
- a CDS encoding photosystem II protein Y, with translation MDIDMRVAIVLAPVAIAAGWAAFNIGAAALNQLQNFLNREA
- a CDS encoding bifunctional folylpolyglutamate synthase/dihydrofolate synthase gives rise to the protein MDIDSLLQPFQHFGVHLGLERIVTLLANLGNPHHQVPIIHVAGTNGKGSVCAYLSSILTEAGYRTGRYTSPHLVDWTERICLNEQAISSERLYQLLLQVQAAIQPDEESPTQFEVITAAAWLYFAQQQVDVAVVEVGLGGRLDATNVCSNPLVTIITSISREHWQILGSTVAEIATEKAGILKAGCPVVMGPLPPEAEQVVRAAASSSAECKADAPRWRSLSAGLTLSRALELQCPVIEPQRARQIDSGWAEYQTIHNSNLIKYPLPLQGQIQLMNSALALAAIEILQTQGWHISEEAIITGMANTKWLGRMQWTTWRNYKLLLDGAHNPAAAQVLRDYVDSIESQPITWVMGMLSTKDHAEIFQALLQPNDRLYLVPVPDQSSADPTELAKLAQTLCPELTFCQTYADLSSALEAAFTSTENLVVLCGSLYLVGHFLATTIQNK
- the hisC gene encoding histidinol-phosphate transaminase — protein: MSYFRPAIDAMTGYIPGEQPKPVTKIIKLNTNENPYPPSPKAMEVLQNLDGEWLRRYPDPFAREFCQAVSDALGVPGDWIIVGNGSDELLNVLIRCCAEGSVRKVVYPVPTYVLYRTLSAIQPAQVVEVPYPANFQLPIKDLVVANGAITFIASPNSPSGHVVPLDDLRELAQQVSGIVAIDEAYVDFAESTALPLVQEFENVIVLRTLSKGYSLAGLRMGFGVANPKLLAGFFKVKDSYNIDAIAIAVGTAAMRDQAYKNACADKVKISRTKLTVDLKNLGWRVLDSQGNFVLATPTERNAESLYLGLKELGILVRYYKQAGLEDKLRITVGTDEQNQTLMEALVNLMNKSR